From the genome of Fibrobacter sp. UWP2:
CGGACCTTATAAATCCAAATTTGGATTAGAACCGACGGTTATAATTCAAATTAGCCCATGGTGACTTCGACTTTATGGACACCCTTCGTAAAGATCGGGGCGACATTGGAATCGATTTCCTTGCCGTCAACCACCATCTTGGCGACACCCTTGCAAACGTGCTTCGGGTTCTTCACCGTGATCTGGTAGGTAGCGCCACGGAACTTACGGGTCGCTTCGAAGCCATTCCACTTAGAAGGAATGCAAGGATCGACCACAAGGCCCTTGTAGTTGGCGCGGATACCGATGATGAACTGCGTGGCAGCCTGGTACGTCCAGGTGGAGGTACCGGAGAGCCATGCGTTACGGCCCATGCCGAACTGCTTGTGTTCGTCGCCGAGGATGTTCTGCGGATAGCAATACGGTTCAGACTCGAAGATATCGAGAATTCCGTTCTTGGAAGCCGGGTTAATTTGGTTGTAGTACTGGAAGGCATTGTCGCCACGGCCGAGGATCGTTTCGGCAATCATCACCCACGGGTTGGTGTGGAGGAAGATACCGCCGTTTTCCTTGGCTCCGGGAGGATAGGTGGAGATGCCACCCACGGCCGGTTCAAAGCCGCGGTAACCCGGAGTGGAGCTCTTCACGCCGTACTTGGTGTTGAGGAGCTTGTTCAGGCTGTCCATGCCCTGCTTGGCGCGGTCGCCGTAAGCGATGCCGGCGATGACCGGCCAGGACTGACCGTTACAGTAAATCTTGCCGTACTTGGCCTTGGCGACACCGTAGCCGTTGCCGTCCTTGTCGAACCAACGGGTCCACCACTTGCCATCCCAGGCGCTCTTGTTGAAGGCGGCCTTGACGTCTTCGTACCAGCCCTTGTACATTTCCACAGCCTTCTTGTCGCCGAGGGCTTCTTCGATGTCCATCATTTCGAGCAAGGCCTTGGCGTACAAGGCGGTGTTGAACGTGGATTCTGCACCGAGGGGCAGGTTCATGCAGTCGTTCCAGTCGGCAAAGCCGAGGAGCGGGAGGTTGTGCTTGCCGAGGTGTTCACGGGTGAACTTCAGGGCGCGCTTCAAGTGTTCGAGGACAGTGCCCTTCGGACGATCCTTGCGCTTCTTGCCGGCGACGTAGAACGGGATCTCTTCCTTGAGGAGGTCCATCTTGCCGGTTTCCTTGAGGTAAGAAGCCACGGTGAGGATGATCCAGAGGTGGTCATCGCCGTACCAGTCGGCATACATCGGATTGCCCTTGGCATCCTTGACACCGGCCTTTTCGCGGGAGTCACCGGCGTTCGCTTCGTTGCCGTTGTCTTCGGCGAGGGCGAGCGGGGCGTACTGGTGCATGGCGTTACCTTCGGGGCGCTGCACGGAGATGAGGTTCTTGGTGAGGACCAAGGCTTCTTCCGGCATGTGGCTCATCACGCCCATCAAGTCCTGCGTGGAGTCACGGTAACCGATACCGCGGCTGGTGCCGTAACCCAGCTGGTACAGGGAGAGGTAGCGGCTCCAGTTCTTGGTGGTGTGGCACTGGCGCGGGTTGTGGACGTTCACCATCGTGTTGAAGGAGGCGTCCGGAGTCTTCACCTGGATCGTGGAGAGGTAGTTTTCCCAGAACTTGGCGAGTTCGTCGAAAGCCTTGTCGACGTTCTTGAGGTCGCGGTACTTGGCGATGGCCTTGGCGGCGACCTTGAGGCTCTGTTCCTGACCGAGCTGGGTGCAGCAGCGGAAGGTCTTCTTGGCGGCAATCTTGCCACCGTGAATCATGAGGGCGGCGATGTTGTCGCCACGGTCACATTCACTGTTGGAAAGTTCCTTGTTGGCGAGGCTGAGCGGAGCGGCCCAGGAGCCCATTTCGTTGGCACCGAGGAACACGCGGCGGTCACCGTCGAAGCTACCGACCTTGCAGTTGGCGGTCACGTAGTTCACGGCGTAGTCGCGCTTCATGTAAGCATACTGTTCGAGCACCACATGGCCGTCCTTTTCCCAGTGGCCCTTGAGGGTCATGGTCTGCGGGACCCAGTCGGCGTTCGTGAGCTGCTTTTCGGCTTCGAAGTGGCTGAATTCATAAACCGGGATAATGTCCACTTCCTTGGCGGCACCACCGAGGTTCGTCACCTGGATGTCCTGGAGGAGAGTGTTGGAGCCGGTCGGGACGAAAATCGTCACCTGGGTGCGGAGGCCGCAGCATTCGGCGATCCAACGCATGTAAGAAAGACCCACGTGGCATTCCCACTTGTCCATCTTGGTGAGGGTGGGAACGACAAACGGAGAGAACACCTTGTAGCCCTTGGCTTCCTTGATACGGATATAGATGGTGCTGGCCTTGAAATCAGAGCACGGCATCTGGGCGATGTACTTGGTGATACGGTTCAGGGCGGGGTCGCCCTTGCAAACCAGGGTACCGCCGGTGGTATCCACGATACCGCCGAAGTTCAAAGTACCAACGTAGTTGCACCACTTGATCGGGGTTGCCGGCGTGGTAAGCACGTATTCTTTCGCGGCGTCATCGAAGTAGCCGTACTGGGCGGCCGGAGCCTTCTTGGAGGCGACCTTCTTGACACTCTTCTTCTGTTTTGTAGCCATTGTATCTCCGTGAGAGGGGGTTGTTAAATTTAACGCGGTAAATATAGAAAAACTAGTCTTTCTTCTGGTTGAAGTTCTCGAAATCGCGGTTGCCGAAGTTGATGTAGAAGTAGCCGTCGAGCTTCTTGTTGCGGATGGGGTCGCGCAAGATGCCGATGGCGGCACGCACGTACTTGAGTTCCACAAGAATATGGTCACGGCTCATACAGTTGAGGAACGGGCCTTCCGGGTAGAGCGTGGGGCGCGGTTCCTCGGCAATCATCTTCTCCAAGTTCTCGATTTCTTGCACCAGGCGGCGTTCGTGAGCCTCAAGAGTGCGAATCAGTTCCTTATTATCGGCGCCATAAAGGAAGGCAAAACCCAAGGTACGCGGGTCGTCATTGAAGCCAGTCAGGTGCTTGAGGACCTCCTTGCGCAACACATCCCTCCCCTTGTCGGTGATATTGAAGACCATGCGTTCAGGGCGGTTGCCGTCGCGTTCGGCGCGACCAACGATGCATTCGTTCTTTTCAAGTGTCGTCAGGCGGTTATAGACAGTGGATGTACTCAAGTTCGCCCAGCGGTCCAATTCGCGGTCGCGAATCTCGGTAATAATATCATAGCCACTGCGCTCGTGCTCCAAAATGAGGCCTAGCAGGACCAAATCGTAACGGTTCATGTTTCTTCCTCTATTCCAAAACCGGCAAAACTAACAACCGGGTTATTCCAACTTGGAATATAACTAGGTTTTTGCGAAAAAGGAGCCCCCCGCGCAAAAAAAAGTAAAAAAAAGCAAAAAAGCCCCCAAAAAGGGCATTCCTAAGGTGCCAGTTTGGGGAAAAATGCCATTAAAAACGTTTTTCCCTTCAAAAAAGACACAAAAATTAGTTTATATGTAAAAAATCCCCGACACCATCGCTGGTAGCAGGGATTTTTAAAGGATTTCCGTTAGGAAAGATAAAGCTTATTAGGCTTTATTGAGGCGATCCTGGATCATGTCGATGATTTCGGAGAGTTCCTTCGGGAGGTGCTTGCCGAACTTCGGATAGTGGTTTTCCTTAACGTCGGCGAGTTCCTTCTTCCAGCCTTCCACGTCAACCTTCGTGATCTGCGGGAGAGTTTCCTTATAGTAGTCAGCGAGACCATCAGTATTGATGGCGCCTTCCTTCGGCATGTAACCGATCGGAGTTTCGACAGCGTTGTCAACACCGTTGCAGCGGTCGAAGATCCAAGCGAGCACGCGGCTGTTGTCGCCGTAACCCGGCCACATGAAGCCACCCGGAAGCTTTTCGTTGTTGGCATCCTTGCGGAACCAGTTCACGTAGAAGATCTTCGGGAGCTTGTCTTCGGTAGACTTCTTACCGATTTCGATCCAGTGCTTGAAGTAGTCACCCATGTTGTAGCCGCAGAACGGGAGGATGGCGAACGGGTCGCGACGGATCTTACCGACCTGAGAGGCGTCAATCGTAGAGGCAGCCGTGATTTCGGAACCCACGATGGAGCCGAGGAACACGCCGTGGTTCCAGCTGAGGGACTGGTGAACCAGAGGAATGGTGGACGGACGACGGCCACCGAAGAGGATTGCAGAGATAGGCACGCCTGCCGGATCTTCCCATTCCTTAGCGATGCACGGGCACTGCTTGGCCGGAGCGGTGAAGCGAGCGTTCGGGTGAGCCATTTCTTCGCCCTTAGGAGCCTTGTCCTTCGGGAGAGCGTCACGGGTCTTGCCCTTCCAGTCAACGAGCTTGCCCTTAGCCGGGTAGCCGATGCCTTCCCACCACACGTCGCCGTCTTCAGTGAGGGCGCAGTTGGTGTAAATGGTGTTCTTTTCTGCAGAGATAAGAGCGTTCTTGTTGGATTCTGCAGAGGTGCCCGGAGCAACGCCGAAGAAGCCAGCTTCCGGGTTGATAGCGTAGAGACGGCCATCCTTACCAAACTTCATCCATGCAATGTCGTCACCGATGGTTTCGACCTTCCAGCCCGGGATAGTCGGGATGAGCATGGCGAGGTTCGTCTTACCGCAAGCAGACGGGAATGCGCCAGTCACGTACTTGACTTCGCCCTTCGGGTTGGTGAGCTTGAGGATGAGCATGTGTTCAGCGAGCCAGCCTTCGTCGCGAGCGAGAACGGTAGCGATACGGAGAGCGAAGCACTTCTTACCGAGAAGAGCGTTTCCACCGTAGCCCGAACCGTAGGACCAAATGAGGCGTTCTTCGGGGAACTGAGTGATGTACTTGTATTCAACGTCAGCGCAGGGCCAGATGCCGTTGTCGCTTTCGCATTCGCGGAGCGGCTTACCAACGGAGTGGAGGCACGGAACGAATTCAGCGTTCACGTCTGCATTGAAGATGTCGAGAACCTTCTTACCGGCGCGAGTCATGATGTCCATGTTGAGAACAACGTATTCGGAGTCCGTGACTTCGATACCGTTCTTGGAAATCGGGGAGCCGAGCGGGCCCATGCAGAACGGAATCACGTACATGGTACGGCCGTGCATACAACCCTTATAGAGCTTACGCATCGTCTGCTTGAGTTCAGACGGGTCGATCCAGTGGTTGGTCGGACCTGCATCTTCTTCCTTCACAGAGGAAATGAAGGTACGGGATTCGACGCGGGCCACATCAGACGGGAGAGAACGGAACAGGTAGCAGTTTTCCTTCTTGGCGAGCTTCGTGGCGAGGCCAGCCTTGACGCACTTCTGCATAAGGGCATCGTATTCTTCCTTGGAGCCGTCAACGACAACGACGTTGTCCGGTTCGCACATGGCAATCATTTCATTCACCCAAGTACTGATCTTCGGGTGCTTGATATCGTTAAGGGTAAGACTCATTATGAGCTCCTGTTTGGTTTGTTGTTTGTTTTCGATAAAATTTCGAACGCGGTAAAATTTACAAAAAACAAGTTTGCATTGCAGGGGTTGCCATAAAAAATTTGAGCAAAAACACACGGCCATCCGCCACTACCGGTCTGCCCGAATATGCACCAGAAATTGTCCTCCACGATATTTGGCATTTTTTTGAGAAAAAAGTTTACATTTTGTTGGAAAAAAACGTAGATTACGCATGTATATGTTGATTAGGTAACTCCGAGTTACACAAGAGGTTATATGAGTTGGTCTTATTCCAGGGAACACCAGAAAAACATACTTTGCATGATCATGGCCGGCGGACAAGGAAGCCGCCTGCAGCCCCTCACCCGCGACCGCGCGAAACCAGCCGTCCATTTTGGCGGAACCTACCGCATCATCGACTTCGTCCTGAACAATTTCATCAATTCCGGCATATTCAAAATCAAGGTCCTCACGCAGTTCAAAAGCGACTCGCTAAACAAACACATTTCCGCCGCATGGAACCTGAACGCGAGCCTGGACCAGTATGTGGACCTTGTTCCTGCACAAATGCGCACTGGCGACGATTGGTATCGCGGCACCGCAGACGCCATCTTTCAAAATATCAACCTGATTACCGACGAGCGTCCGGACCTGGTCGCCATCTTTGGCGGAGACCACATCTACAAGATGGACATCAACCAGATGATTGATTTCCACCTCTCCCGCGCCGCCCTCCTGACCATCGCCGCCATCCCCGTCCCCGTGTCAGAAGCGAGCGAATTCGGCATTATCGAGGTGGACGCCGACCACCGCATGATTGGTTTCGAAGAAAAGCCCAAGCAGCCCAAGGAGATGCCGGGCAACCCCGGCTGGTGCCTCGCCAGCATGGGCAACTACCTTTTCACCAGCAAGTTCCTTGTACGCGAGCTCATGAAGGGCGCCCAAAACGGTGCAACCGACTTCGGCAAGCACATCATCCCAAGCCTTTACAAGGACTACCCCGTTTACGTGTACGACTTCAACACGAACATCGTGCGCGGCGAAAAAGCATCGACCAAGGGCTACTGGCGCGACGTGGGTACGCTCGACGCCTTCTTCGAAGCAAACATGGACCTGTGCTCCGAGCAGCCGCCCTTTGACCTCTACAACAACTACTGGCCCATCCGCACGTTCAACTGGAACCAGCCGCCCGCACGCTTCTTTGCCGGCGACAACGAGAGCCACCAGGGCGCAGCCATCGACTCCATCGTGTCGGCGGGCTGCATCATCGGCGGCGGCACCGTCGTCAAGAGCATCCTCTCGCCGGGTGTGACCATCCAGAAGGACGCCCTAGTGGAAGAAGCGATTCTGTTCCCGAACGTGACCATTGGACCGGGCGCCAAGGTTCGCCGCGCCATTATCGAGAAGGGTCTTCACATCCCGGCAGGCTTCCAAATCGGTTATGACCTGGAACGCGACCGCAAGCTCTTCCACGTGACCGAATCGGGCATCGTGGTGCTCGCGAAGGACACAATCATCAAGGCATAAAAAAATTCCCAGTTTCATTCCCTTGAACGAAACGAAAAACCCCGGAAACGGGGCTTTTTTTATCATCATAAAGTGAGTACCGAACGAACGGTTACTTGTGCACAACTGTGTTGCTGATTTTGCCGTTGGCAATCTTCACGCCGTTCCAAACGATAGCGTCGCTGATCTCGCAGCCCGAGATTTCGCAATCGTCGCCAATCGAGACGTTCGGGCCGATTTTGCATCCGTGGATCTTGGCGTTCTTGCCAATGTAGCACGGGCCGATGATCGTCGTATTCGGGAAGGAACGTTCAGCAGAATTGTCATTCCTGTTCAATACGTGGGCGTTCGTCTCCAGGAGCGTCTCGACAAGACCGCAGTCAAGCCACTTGCTGACCGGGGCCGTGCGGAACCGGCAACCCTGCTCGATCATCATCTCGAGGGCATCCGTCAGCTGGAACTCGCCCTTGGTGCGAATATCGTTATCCATCAAGTGCTTGAGGCAAGCCTTGAGCGCCTTCACATCCTTGATATAATATATGCCAACAATGGCCTCGTCGCTCACGAACTCCTGGGGCTTTTCGACCAGGCGCTCGATACGGCCGTCCTTGTCGGTCACGGCAACTCCGAAACGCTTCGGGTCTTCGACCTTGAATGTGTAGAGGATGTTCTCCTGGGCGGTCGTCAAAATGCTCAAATCGGCCTCAAAAAGCGTATCGCCGAGGATAATCAAGAGCGGTTCGTCGTCGTTTGCATAAGGGAGCGCGAGGCTTATCGCCTCCCCCAAGCCCTGCGGATTGGACTGGACGACCGTGCGGGTCTTGCCCCATTCCGGCTTTGCCGCCAAAAAATCGTCCATTTTCTCGGCCTTGTAGCCAGTAATAAAAATCGTCTCGGAGGGATTCAAGCAAACCGTGTCCTCGACGATCCAATCTATAATCGTCTTGCCCGCCAAAGGCAGGAGACACTTGGGGCGGTCTTCTGTGTAGGGACGGAGTCTAAGACCGTTCCCGGCAACAGGCAATACTACTTTCATCTTAAAATTCCTTAAAAAACCTGAATTCCCTATAACTCCACATCCTATTAATGTCAAAAATAGCAAAAAAAAATTCTTTGAGCAAACTAAAGTGTCTATGAGGGCATTTTTCCGTTTTTTTTTAAAACGAAATAAAAAAACCTCTCCGCTAGGAGAGGCTTTTCGTGGATGATGCAGGGGTCGAACCTGCGACCCGCTGATTAAGAGTCAGCTGATGTTTTATTTTGAGACAGCAAAAGGCAAATAAGGGCTATGGTCATTTTTTGGTCACAAGACCAAAAAGACGGCCAGCATTTCTGCCAGCCGCCTTGTTCAGATCAAGAACCGACTAAATCACGCCAGGAACCGTTTTCGCGGCAGCCTTTACGGCCGTCGATTCGCCATTTCCGGACATGAGTTCCATCAGGCAACGAGCGCTCTTAAGAGCGTCCTTAATACCGTCAAGCGTCATGTGGTCCTTGATACGGCCACCATCCTGTTCAACCTGGTCATTCAGGTCTTCAAGGTGACGGCAGAGCGTCTTTTCGGTACGCTCCAAAACCGCTTTCATGCGTTCGGTCATTGTGCAACCTCCTCGACACCCTGCATCTTCGCAAGAAGGGCCGGAACGTCGTCCGCAGTGAACGAAAAACCAAAATAGCTGACTTTCGGCACATTTGCGAACGCCATGTCGAGCGCAGCCTTTGCGGAATCCAAGTTCACCATATTGTCGACGAGAATCCCGGACATTTCCATCCAGGGCTTCACTTTAGACACGAGAGCTCCAGGATTGCTCTTGAGAGCCCCGAGAGCCGCAAATCCCAGAAAACGGTCGCCCATTTTCTGGATTGTAGCCACCTGGTCGGCCATGAAGCCGATGAAGCCGTCTACGGCTTTTTCAAGCGAAATCTGCATGGGCTACCTCTTTTTACGAAGCTTGCGCCGTGCTGGTGGAGGCGGCGGGAGTGGGAGTTGTCGTTCCGCTACCGGCGACGACGGGCGGGACGGGCGGAAACGGGGACACAAAAGCGGGCCCCCAACCCGGTGCCACGGCGTAGTTCGGCACGAACGGAGCACTGATGCGGTTCACGATGTTCTGCAGGCCGGCAATGCGGTCGCCCAGGATCTGGTCGCGCAGGGGGTCGGTCTTTTCGTCGGCAAGGACACGTGCTTCGAGGTTCGACACGCGTTCGGTCAAAACGGCGAGCTTGTTGTCGGAATACTGCTGCGCCTTGAGCAAGGCGATTTCGTTGTCCTTCTGGGACAACTGGTAAATCGGGCTCGTGGCCGGATTCTGGTTGCCGAAGAGGCCGCCGAGACCGTTGCCGTTGAGCACGCCGCTGGCAAGCGCCGTACCGATAACGCCGAGCGTAAGGCCGGCAGTGCCTACGCCCTTGGAAGTGTAATCATTGTTTTCGTAAGTAGCCATAACTATCTCCTTTTGGACTGAAAACGAAAACCGCCGGGAGTTTCCCAGCGGTCATTTTCAAATTTACGGAGATAGTCTTGCCCGAAGGCGTTTTAGGAAAATTGGTTAAAATTTAGTTCGTCATTCTCTCAATGCGGCGACAAGGTCCTTGCGCCAGGATATCGGGCGCACGCGTACCATTCCCGTCGATGTCGCAGCCGTTTTGCATTTTGAGCCGCCGCCACCTGCCTCGACCATCAGACCGTTTCCGATGGCTATTGCGACGTGCGTGATGTGTTTAAGGTCCTTTCCGAAGAATAGGATGTCGTCGGGCTTTTCCTTTCCTCGCTCGACAGAACTCCAAATAAGCTGATTATAGAGAATATCGTAGATACCTTGTGCAGTCAAGTCAATCTGGGGAATAATTCCGAACGCCAACAGGCATTCCAAGACAAGGCCGCTGCAGTCAAAGCCTCCGCTACACTTTCCGGAACCATCACCGCCCCAGATGTAGGGACGGCCGACAAATTTCAGGGCGTAATCAGCAATAGTCATATCAGCCAACCTTTTGCAGACTGGACATAAAGTCCATATTTTCGTACTTATTATCGCCCCAATGCCCCCATGCACCAAGGTGCAGCCCAAAATCGATGGTAGACGCCTGGAATCTTGTTTTCCCGGATTCGCGCAGACCACCGCGACAGAGTGCGTCAGAATCTTCCCTGTCAAATATGTCGTATCCTTTTTTCTGATACAAATCGTCATGAAAGAAGAAAAAGGCATTCTGCTTGGGGTTCTTCGGGTCAAACGACTTTACCCGCAAAATCTTCTGCGCCAGCCACGGGATTGAGCCGCAGTTGCTAATGTAGCCTTCCCGAAGTTCCCATAGGTAATTACCCCGGCTGGTGCACATGAGCATAGCGAAATCACGCTCGAAAGCGTATACAACATCGCCTTTCAGCTTACCTTCCGCCACTTGCATCGGTTTCAGAATTTCAGCCTTTTGCAATACAATTCCGGCCATGATTTACCTACTATTTTTCCAATCGTCAACACTGAACAACGCCCTGCCGACAAGAATCACGGCCGCGATAAAACCCAATGTTGCCAGGAACGCCATCACCCCACACCACCATTCGGAATATGAAGATTTTTACGGAAATACTTGAACTCACCCAAAATTTCCCTGAGCAGTCCGTTCGTCTCGTCAATCTTATCATCAAGCTTTTCGAAACGCTCGTCGCCCTTGTCCAGGCGAATATTCGTCGATTCGTCAGACTTTTCCAAGACAGCGATTCGCACACGCAAATCTTCCGTTTCCTTGTCTCTAGAAATCTTCGTTTTTTCGCGATCGGCCTTAATACCGCCGACATCCGTCTTGGACTTGATCCACAGAGCAACGGCGGCAAGAAGCCCCGCCGCGCTCAACAAAAACTTGATTACTGCAGCAACAAGATTATCGTCCATGCTCCATACCCTCTCGGATCTCGTTGAGTGTCGTTACGTGCTGTGCCATATCTTTTACTCCTTTATGTTAAAATTCAGTCCCATTGTGCCGCCGCCACGACGGTTTCCACGACTATCGGGCCAACCGTGGCGTCGCAATAAAGTCCGGGCTCCATCAACGAGTCTGCCATGTCGGAGGGGTATGTACCGCTGTAATGCTTGCCCATGTACACGTACCGCATGCAGAAATACGTCGTCTCCCCGTTGTAGGTATGCTTGTGGTAAGTCCACTGTCCGTAACTCACTACTCCTTCCGATGTCGTGTCAGGTGGCGGTGTCGGAATCCCGGTGGCCATCCCCGAAATCATGTGTACGCCTTGGTCGACATAACCGGCGTCATGGTAAGGCCGATTCCATAAATGGCCCCACTGCATACTCACAAATCCTCCGCCGATGACACCGCAGTGCGTCTCTATGAAATTCTCGTCGACGTTTATCAAATTGACGGTGCGCAGTGTAATGAGCTGAGCCACCATGTAAGGATGGAGGCGGTCGAACACGCATATCATCGAGCCGAGAGTCGTCTCGTAACCATCTATCTCCACATAATTATTGTTCAACCCCGATACGCCTAGCGGCCTTATGTGCAAGTCCCCGGTGCGCGGGTCGTACGGACTAATCGGGCTTACAGGCACGTAAAATGACGGATGCCCGTAAGTGGTGACATTGATTAAATTGTTGAGTGGCCTGGCCGTGTAGCGTATGTCATGGCTGGACACACTCTTCTCCCAGCACGGTTGAAAATAAGTCCCTCTTCCCGACGTCGAGTACGCGAACATTCCTGCACCCTGACCGTTATTCCTGGCGCAGCAGTGCCTAGCGTACACGTTGTCCTTGCCGGGGTACGCCAAATCCTTGAACCAACTCGTAGCAATTTGCAATGACGGATTGCCTGTCTTCATGTTCGCAAGACAGAGATGACCGTAGCCGTCGTCCTTCACGGCTACCCCGAACCTTTGCACGCCTGCACTTACCTGCTTCACTATCATGACACCCACCAGTTGCATGCCGTGGGCACGCCGTTGTTGAGGTAAATCGGGTTGTCGGCCGAGCCGACGGATGCGGTGCCGAGCCTGCTAGCCACGGCTGCCGTAGACGCCTCTCCTGCGTAGCTCACCATGACACCGTCGGCCATGTTGGTGCCGAGCGCAAGGTAGCTGCCACTGACACCTATTTGAAGGTAAATACTTCCTGAGCCGTAAGGTACGCGAAGCTCGTTTGCCGAGACTGCATTTTCTGCATCTCCCAGCGTTGCGGGCCAAAAGTATTCACCGCTACCCTGTGAGCTGGCGGTACTGAACCATCTGTCGTATGTGAATCCAAGAGAGTAACCAATCTGGGTCAAGTTGAATCGCGTATACTGAAATGCTTGCAGTGTTCCGCTGGCGTTCGTGAACCCTATAGCGAACAGCCTTTCATTACCGTCTTCTTTAACAATAAGTGTTGGACGGAGTCCTGTCAGATTCCAACTGTTATTGCTGATTATGGACACGTTTACGTGAAACTCGTCGTAGTTTCTTGAATCAATCTTGATAATGGCTACGAACCCTGTCCCTCTCACTGCACCGCTTGTATTAGCTATGGTGTTTACTTCAAGCAGACCGCAGAAGTGCTTCGCTCCATTGTCTGTACCTGGAGTCATCTTCCCGAAGTATAACCTATAATGGCTAGTCCCCGAGTTCCTAAGCGAGCTTCCACATATTTCGGCACCATTGAAATAATGTTTTTGGGAACCACTACTACCATTACCACTTCTGCCGGACCAGCTGTTGTCTTGGTCTTCGCCAAAATGAAGATAACCGGTGGAATCCATATAGGATATAAAACCGGCAGTAGTCCCCGAGCCATTCCTTGCGTATAATCCGCACATGATAGTGCCGTTTTTGTTCCACGCCTCTATATTGCAGAATGTGTCATCGTCTATCCTTGCGCTGAAAAAAGGGTCCTTGTAGGTCTGATTAGGTCGGTTGTCATAAAGAATGATGGAACGCTCTATCGGCTTAATTTCTTTATTAGGGTCGATGTACACTGGCAACGAAGCGGACCCTACTGAATAAGTTTCAGCGGGTAGTGCAACGTTGACGTATTGAGCCCACCAGTCGTCATAATTACTTGTATTGAACGTCATGGGGCTATTAACACGTTC
Proteins encoded in this window:
- a CDS encoding GH36-type glycosyl hydrolase domain-containing protein: MATKQKKSVKKVASKKAPAAQYGYFDDAAKEYVLTTPATPIKWCNYVGTLNFGGIVDTTGGTLVCKGDPALNRITKYIAQMPCSDFKASTIYIRIKEAKGYKVFSPFVVPTLTKMDKWECHVGLSYMRWIAECCGLRTQVTIFVPTGSNTLLQDIQVTNLGGAAKEVDIIPVYEFSHFEAEKQLTNADWVPQTMTLKGHWEKDGHVVLEQYAYMKRDYAVNYVTANCKVGSFDGDRRVFLGANEMGSWAAPLSLANKELSNSECDRGDNIAALMIHGGKIAAKKTFRCCTQLGQEQSLKVAAKAIAKYRDLKNVDKAFDELAKFWENYLSTIQVKTPDASFNTMVNVHNPRQCHTTKNWSRYLSLYQLGYGTSRGIGYRDSTQDLMGVMSHMPEEALVLTKNLISVQRPEGNAMHQYAPLALAEDNGNEANAGDSREKAGVKDAKGNPMYADWYGDDHLWIILTVASYLKETGKMDLLKEEIPFYVAGKKRKDRPKGTVLEHLKRALKFTREHLGKHNLPLLGFADWNDCMNLPLGAESTFNTALYAKALLEMMDIEEALGDKKAVEMYKGWYEDVKAAFNKSAWDGKWWTRWFDKDGNGYGVAKAKYGKIYCNGQSWPVIAGIAYGDRAKQGMDSLNKLLNTKYGVKSSTPGYRGFEPAVGGISTYPPGAKENGGIFLHTNPWVMIAETILGRGDNAFQYYNQINPASKNGILDIFESEPYCYPQNILGDEHKQFGMGRNAWLSGTSTWTYQAATQFIIGIRANYKGLVVDPCIPSKWNGFEATRKFRGATYQITVKNPKHVCKGVAKMVVDGKEIDSNVAPIFTKGVHKVEVTMG
- a CDS encoding PadR family transcriptional regulator; the encoded protein is MNRYDLVLLGLILEHERSGYDIITEIRDRELDRWANLSTSTVYNRLTTLEKNECIVGRAERDGNRPERMVFNITDKGRDVLRKEVLKHLTGFNDDPRTLGFAFLYGADNKELIRTLEAHERRLVQEIENLEKMIAEEPRPTLYPEGPFLNCMSRDHILVELKYVRAAIGILRDPIRNKKLDGYFYINFGNRDFENFNQKKD
- a CDS encoding phosphoenolpyruvate carboxykinase (GTP), giving the protein MSLTLNDIKHPKISTWVNEMIAMCEPDNVVVVDGSKEEYDALMQKCVKAGLATKLAKKENCYLFRSLPSDVARVESRTFISSVKEEDAGPTNHWIDPSELKQTMRKLYKGCMHGRTMYVIPFCMGPLGSPISKNGIEVTDSEYVVLNMDIMTRAGKKVLDIFNADVNAEFVPCLHSVGKPLRECESDNGIWPCADVEYKYITQFPEERLIWSYGSGYGGNALLGKKCFALRIATVLARDEGWLAEHMLILKLTNPKGEVKYVTGAFPSACGKTNLAMLIPTIPGWKVETIGDDIAWMKFGKDGRLYAINPEAGFFGVAPGTSAESNKNALISAEKNTIYTNCALTEDGDVWWEGIGYPAKGKLVDWKGKTRDALPKDKAPKGEEMAHPNARFTAPAKQCPCIAKEWEDPAGVPISAILFGGRRPSTIPLVHQSLSWNHGVFLGSIVGSEITAASTIDASQVGKIRRDPFAILPFCGYNMGDYFKHWIEIGKKSTEDKLPKIFYVNWFRKDANNEKLPGGFMWPGYGDNSRVLAWIFDRCNGVDNAVETPIGYMPKEGAINTDGLADYYKETLPQITKVDVEGWKKELADVKENHYPKFGKHLPKELSEIIDMIQDRLNKA
- the glgC gene encoding glucose-1-phosphate adenylyltransferase, with translation MSWSYSREHQKNILCMIMAGGQGSRLQPLTRDRAKPAVHFGGTYRIIDFVLNNFINSGIFKIKVLTQFKSDSLNKHISAAWNLNASLDQYVDLVPAQMRTGDDWYRGTADAIFQNINLITDERPDLVAIFGGDHIYKMDINQMIDFHLSRAALLTIAAIPVPVSEASEFGIIEVDADHRMIGFEEKPKQPKEMPGNPGWCLASMGNYLFTSKFLVRELMKGAQNGATDFGKHIIPSLYKDYPVYVYDFNTNIVRGEKASTKGYWRDVGTLDAFFEANMDLCSEQPPFDLYNNYWPIRTFNWNQPPARFFAGDNESHQGAAIDSIVSAGCIIGGGTVVKSILSPGVTIQKDALVEEAILFPNVTIGPGAKVRRAIIEKGLHIPAGFQIGYDLERDRKLFHVTESGIVVLAKDTIIKA
- a CDS encoding sugar phosphate nucleotidyltransferase, which encodes MKVVLPVAGNGLRLRPYTEDRPKCLLPLAGKTIIDWIVEDTVCLNPSETIFITGYKAEKMDDFLAAKPEWGKTRTVVQSNPQGLGEAISLALPYANDDEPLLIILGDTLFEADLSILTTAQENILYTFKVEDPKRFGVAVTDKDGRIERLVEKPQEFVSDEAIVGIYYIKDVKALKACLKHLMDNDIRTKGEFQLTDALEMMIEQGCRFRTAPVSKWLDCGLVETLLETNAHVLNRNDNSAERSFPNTTIIGPCYIGKNAKIHGCKIGPNVSIGDDCEISGCEISDAIVWNGVKIANGKISNTVVHK
- a CDS encoding C40 family peptidase → MTIADYALKFVGRPYIWGGDGSGKCSGGFDCSGLVLECLLAFGIIPQIDLTAQGIYDILYNQLIWSSVERGKEKPDDILFFGKDLKHITHVAIAIGNGLMVEAGGGGSKCKTAATSTGMVRVRPISWRKDLVAALRE